A part of Drosophila ananassae strain 14024-0371.13 chromosome 2R, ASM1763931v2, whole genome shotgun sequence genomic DNA contains:
- the LOC6507934 gene encoding protein snakeskin, whose amino-acid sequence MVSVETVGSIFIKALKLIINLVIIFLYRWGDGGEFLGIGGTWNLNEEKSADAEIVASGVMVGFLIYTGCHTIAYAFGTTKHKGELCDTIMNVVGTIMWIAVGGVALHYWKGYMSDEGFLYVNSERQVGIAMGSLCVIEGALYLLDTVLACIHYSKGDTDYTQ is encoded by the exons atggtGTCTGTGGAGACAGTTGGTTCTATTTTCATCAAGGCCCTGAAGCTG ATCATCAACCTGGTGATCATCTTTCTCTACCGCTGGGGCGATGGCGGCGAGTTCCTGGGTATCGGTGGCACTTGGAACTTGAACGAGGAGAAGAGCGCGGATGCGGAAATAGTGGCCTCTGGAGTGATGGTCGGATTCCTGATCTACACGGGATGCCATACGATTGCCTATGCCTTTGGAACCACTAAGCACAAGGG AGAACTCTGCGACACCATCATGAACGTGGTTGGAACCATCATGTGGATCGCCGTGGGCGGAGTGGCCCTCCACTACTGGAAGGGATACATGTCCGACGAGGGATTCCTGTACGTGAACTCGGAACGCCAAGTGGGCATCGCCATGGGATCGCTCTGCGTCATCGAGGGTGCTTTGTATCTCCTGGACACTGTTCTGGCCTGCATACACTACTCCAAGGGCGACACCGACTACACGCAGTAG